The window CGGCCAAAAACAAATCGTTGGATCCATCTTTACCGGGATCATCCTCCTGGGCGACTCCTTCCACCACCACCATACGCAGATCAGTGCGGGGATCCAGCATGGCCAGGCAGCGGCGGCAAGCCCACAGCACATGGAAACGATCACCTGCATTGGACTCCAATGCGCCAGGTTGCGTGGACATGATTGTTGAATTCCCGGTTGACAGGATCAAATTATCAAGGTTTCAACTCATGAGTGGTGACGATGTTTTCAATGGTGGAACGATCCTTGGCCTCTTGCAGACCCAGCGTACTGATCAGGATATCCTGATTGGGGATGGATGCCGCAATGCCCTTGAGTTCTGCCAACCGCCGACTGCTGCTGGTCAATTTTTTCAGGATTTTCGGTGTATCGAAGCGCTCGGCATGCAGGTGTTCAAGGGAAGGAAGCGTTGGCATCAAGGCAGATCCTTTGGCGCGATATGTATACAAAATAGATTTTTCTATACATATCTTCGCTGACGTGCATAGTCAACCTGGGGTTTGTATCCAGATCGCTGCACATGGTCACCAAGCCCCCTTTTCAAGCATCATTTGCTGTATCTATTCAGAACTCTTGCAAAAAAGGATTTGATATAAAAGACTTTGTTGAGGCTCCGCCCCAAACCCCGCCAGGGGGAAGGGCACAGCCCTTCCCCCTGGACCCCCATCCCAGTTTTTCAAACTTTTTGAATGGGGAGGCTGAATGGCTACCATTTGCTTTTGGTTCTGTCATCGAGGGGCACTGCGCGGACGCGGCCAGGACCCCGAGAGGCGCCAGATTTTCAGGTATTGATTTTCAACGACCGGACGTTGCAGACCGTGCTGGTTTGCTTTTTTGGGTCTGTTTGGCGGGTTGGGCAGGCTTGGCTGGTTTTGCCTTGCTGCCCGTCGCAGTCGGGGAAGGGGCCGTCACTGGCTTGTAATCGGCCTGGTATGGAGCATAGGGGGTACCGTCCTGGGTCACATAGCCGATGACCCGGGGAATGCCATCGGGAGAGCGGGTCATTTTTTCCACCAGGGCCGAATCCACCTGGACTTGGCCGTGACGACGCTGCATGGCGTTGAAAATGGCTTCGGATGCCTTACCCGGGAGTTGGCCGCGATCTTTTCTCTTCAGGGTGGGATGGACTTCGAGGAACAGTTGGTTGCCACGCCAACCGGCCTTGGCAGGTTGATCGACGATCCGCACCCGCAAGCCTGGTTCGACCCGTTTGTAGAGGCGGACGATATCTTCCGGATAGAGGCGCATGCAGCCGCGACTGACCCGGCGTCCCACGCCGAAGGGGCGATTGGTGCCGTGGATCAGGTAGGTGGGGAGGGTCAGATAGATGGCATGGGTTCCCAATGGATTGTCCGGGCCGGGGGGCACAATCGTCGGCTGGTTGGGATTTTCCTTACGGATCGACTCCGGGACATACCAGGTGGGATTGGCCATTTTGCGGGTGACCTTGGCCTCGGTGAGAGGGGTGTCGAAGCCCTCGCGACCGACTCCCAGTGGGTAGGTTTCGATCCAGCCATCCTTGCGCCGGAAAAAGATGCGCATTTCCGGTCGATTGATGACCAGTTCGGGGCGGGAGTCGCTGCCATCTGGATAGACGTGCAGCAGGGGAACCCGGATCAGGGTGCCCGGGGGGGGCAACCAGGGGTCAACCTTGGGATTGGCCAGCGAAATGCTGTTGTAACCCAGGTCAAAAGAACGACCGACTTGCAGCAATGTTTCGTCACCCCGAATGGTGTAGGTCAAGACTCCTGGTCCGAAAACTTCATCTCCCTTGGGCAGGGGTGCCCAGACAGGAGGCTGTCCTGTTGGCTGGTTGGCCAGGGCATTGACCACATCGGCCAATTGCAGATGACGGCTGTCCGCCCAGCCATGGGCCGACCAGCCCATCAAGGTTATCAGCAGGAGGAGGGTGAAGATTGGCATATGAGTCCATTTCCAGATTGAACGGTGAAGATTGTGACCGCCAGGCAACTTGATTTCACAAAAATCATCCGGAAACATGCATGCACCAGTGATCAGCAAGGGGGATCAAACCTGTTCTGCGGCCAGACGCCGGAGGAGGTGCAAGGCGGTTTGACTGGTTTGAAACCGTATGCGTGCCCGATCACCCCGATAGACGACATGCCGCTCAAGGACACTGCCATTGCGGGAGACTGCTGCCAGATAGACGGTTCCCACCGGTTTTTCCGGGGTGCCTCCGCCTGGACCGGCGATGCCGGTGACGGCCACGGCGATATCGGACTCGACCAGACGCAGGGTGGCTCTGGCCATGGCCAGGGCTGTTTCCTGGCTGACAGCGCCACAGCGGGCCAGGAGGAGATCGACACCTTCCAGGAGGCGCTGCTTGGATTGGTTGCTGTAGGTGACCAGGCCGTGACTGAACCAGGCACTGCTGCCGGGGAGGGAAGTCAGGCGGGCGGCGATCAGGCCGGCAGTGCAGGATTCGGCGACGCTGACCCGGAGTTTGGATTTCAGCAGGAGTTCTGCCAGGACCTCTTCCAGGGAGTTTGGTTCGGTTGCATAGATGCGGGGACCGAGGCGGCGTTCCAGCATGGTTTTGAAATCATCGCTCAACACGGACGGCAGCCAGAGGGCGGAGTCACCATCGGGGAGGGAACGGACCCGGCAATGTTTGCAGGACTCTTCGCCGAGATGTTCATTCATGTCGAAGGGGTCGCCGGCTCCTTCGATCATCCAGTAGACTGGCATGCGCCGGGGGCGGAAATCGGGTTCATCCTCCCGCATGAAGGCGCGGATGCAGACGATGAGGGCATGACGCAACTCCCAGACCGGCTGTTCGCAAAACGCGACGATGCGACCGCGACGGCGCACGGCAAAACCGGCACGATGGCCGTTTCGGTCAGTCAGGGGTCGTGCCCCCACGACCCGCAGTTCCGAGGATTCGGTCCCATCCAGACCCAGGGACAGCCCCAGGTTGGAGATGACGGAGCGCCGCAGGCGGCTGCCGGCCTCGCCCTGAACCAGGACAAGGGTATATTGTTCGGCGAGCTGGTTGGGATCCAGGGAATCATCCGGGTCCACTTCCAGGAGGTGAACATCCTCAAACCCCAGGCAGTGGAGAAACAGGTCCAGATGGGGACGCCCCGAGGCGGGCATCAACCGTTCATTTTCGCTCCATCGGGGAA of the Magnetococcales bacterium genome contains:
- a CDS encoding L,D-transpeptidase family protein; the protein is MPIFTLLLLITLMGWSAHGWADSRHLQLADVVNALANQPTGQPPVWAPLPKGDEVFGPGVLTYTIRGDETLLQVGRSFDLGYNSISLANPKVDPWLPPPGTLIRVPLLHVYPDGSDSRPELVINRPEMRIFFRRKDGWIETYPLGVGREGFDTPLTEAKVTRKMANPTWYVPESIRKENPNQPTIVPPGPDNPLGTHAIYLTLPTYLIHGTNRPFGVGRRVSRGCMRLYPEDIVRLYKRVEPGLRVRIVDQPAKAGWRGNQLFLEVHPTLKRKDRGQLPGKASEAIFNAMQRRHGQVQVDSALVEKMTRSPDGIPRVIGYVTQDGTPYAPYQADYKPVTAPSPTATGSKAKPAKPAQPAKQTQKSKPARSATSGR
- a CDS encoding CinA family protein yields the protein MMCLLVIPRWSENERLMPASGRPHLDLFLHCLGFEDVHLLEVDPDDSLDPNQLAEQYTLVLVQGEAGSRLRRSVISNLGLSLGLDGTESSELRVVGARPLTDRNGHRAGFAVRRRGRIVAFCEQPVWELRHALIVCIRAFMREDEPDFRPRRMPVYWMIEGAGDPFDMNEHLGEESCKHCRVRSLPDGDSALWLPSVLSDDFKTMLERRLGPRIYATEPNSLEEVLAELLLKSKLRVSVAESCTAGLIAARLTSLPGSSAWFSHGLVTYSNQSKQRLLEGVDLLLARCGAVSQETALAMARATLRLVESDIAVAVTGIAGPGGGTPEKPVGTVYLAAVSRNGSVLERHVVYRGDRARIRFQTSQTALHLLRRLAAEQV